In Patescibacteria group bacterium, the DNA window CCGGGGACAAAGAGGACTCGTCGTTTCGCCGCCAAAAGCAGGTAAAACCTGGCTTCTTAAAGAAATTGCCAACGGCATTACGACTAATTTTCCGGACTATCATTTGATGGTAGCGCTAGTTGGCGAGCGGCCGGAAGAAGTCACCGACATTGCCCGAGGCACAAAAGGAGAGGTTATCGCTTCTAATTTTGATCAAACACCCAGAGAACAAGTAAGGGTGGCCGAAATAACCCTGGACCGGGCGCGCCGACTCGTGGAAATGGGTAAAAATGTGGTTATTCTTTTAGATTCCATCACGCGGCTGGCCCGCGCTTACAACCTGGCAATTCCGTCATCGGGACGGACCTTGTCCGGCGGTTTTGACCCGGCGGCCCTTTTCCCGCCCAAACAATTCCTGGGAGCGGCCCGCTGTGTCGAAGATGGCGGCTCCCTGACCATAATCGGCACCGCTTTAATTGACACCGACTCCCGGATGGACGATCTGATCTATGAAGAATTCAAAGGGACGGGCAACATGGAGTTGCATTTGGATCGGAAATTAGCGGAAAAGCGGGTTTTTCCGGCCATTGATGTGGCCCGGTCCGGAACCCGTAATTTTGAGCGTCTGGTGACACCGGAAAGATTAAAGCAACTGGACACTTTAATTAAAATGCTTCATCTTCTTAATGACGACGAGCGGACGCCCATGCTCATCGATAAACTTTCCCATACGAAGGACAATGAGGAATTCCTCGAGTCCCTAAAGCAGGGAGGCTAGCTCCAAATTTCAAATTGTAAATTTCAAATTAATCTGCTATTCTCTTTCCCGCATGGTCTTTAGGGAACTTGGCTGCGACCTGACGGAGTATTGTCACTCTGTCAGCTGGTACCTGAACCGCAAAGCAACTTACGCGGGAGTGGTTTTTGAAACCGGGAAAAGTCTGGTTGTCACCGTGCTTAAAGCCCGGCGGGGCACTTACCAAAAACCATTTCTCCACGCGGGAATGGTGATTATTACCGCAACCGCCGTCATTTCTGCGCCTTTAATTGTTAACGAATATCCGACAGCCGCGGCCGGCCGGGTGCTTTCCGCGGCGACTTCGCCCTCGGCAGTTCTTAATACCGCAGCTGATATTACCAATGTCGATACTGTCACTCAGGAATCGGAAAAACCCCGGCGGGATGTGGTGGAATACACGGTCCAGTCCGGCGACACCCTGTCCACTGTGGCCAAAAAATTCAGTAACGACAAACTGGGGATTACGGTCGATGTCGCCTCTATTTTAACTTTGAATAATATGATGGAAAGTAAAGTCTTAAAGCCGGGTGATGTGATTAAGATTCCGCCGGTTTCCGGGGTGATTGTCACGGTCAAGAAAGGGGATACGATCCAGTCGCTGGCCAAAAAGTATGGTTTGCCCAGCCCGCAGCCGATTGTTGACTGGCCTTATAATTCTTTTGCCAACGACGAAACTTTTGCTTTGACCGCCGGCCAAACGCTGGTGATTCCGGGCGGAGTGGCGCCGGAAGTGGCGGCCCCGGTAGCGCCGAGAATTATTAATGCGCCGTCGCTGTTCTCCGGCGGCACCGGCCAGTTTGTCTGGCCGACCAACGGGATTATTACCCAATATTTCTCCTGGTATCATCCGGCGGACGACATTGCCAACAATATCGGGACACCCATTCTGGCGGCCGATTCCGGGCGGGTAGTGACCGTGCTTTACCAAAACCATGATTACGGTTTCCATGTGATTATTGATCACGGCAACGGCTACCGGACCCTTTACGGCCATATGTCCCGCATTGATGTAACGGTTGGTCAAAATGTTTCCCGGGGACAACAGATTGGGCTGATGGGCTCAACGGGCCGGTCCACCGGACCGCATCTCCACTTCGAGATCTATCAGGGTGGGACAAGAGTAAACCCACTGGGGCTTCTGAAGTAAGTTACAATAGTTACATTAGTTACGATAGGTAAGAAAGAATAAGTGGACAAGATCCAGAGAAATGCCCGACTCTTGGAACGTCTCATTAAGTTTTCTCAAAAGGTTATCTCCTTGTGCAGAAAGTTGCCTCGAACATCGGTTAATCAACGTTTGGTACCTCAAGTAGCGGCTAGTTCTGATTCCATGCCAGCCAACTACGCCGAGGCCTGTGCAGCGGAAAGTAACGCCGACTTTGTTCATAAAATCAGGATCGTTATGAAAGAAGCCAACGAAACCCGAGTTCATTTGCGACTGTTATATGTGGCCAATCCTGACTTCCAGAGGGAAATCGTCGAGCTCGGGAAAGAATCAACGGAGTACATTAAGATCTTCTTTACAATCGAGAAAAAGTGCCGCCAGAAAAAGCCCTCTTAATTTTCTGAATCCCTAATGAACTGTTGTTACTATCGTAACTTACTCCTAGTGGACCCGCGGGGAATTGAACCCCGAACTCGTCAATGCGAATGACGCGGTATACCGTTTACCTACGGGCCCGAGGAATACATTATATCAAGTTATCGCCGAATCCGTTGTAACTATTGTAACTATTGTTACTGTTGTTACTGTTCTTTTACTTCTTCCTTGTTGGTTTCTGGTTTGAAATAATTACACTCTCTCTATGCCAGCCACTCCTGTTTATGGCCGCCGGGTTCTGACCCCGCAAACGATTTTTACCTATCTGGTTTTGGCGGTAGTGGCTTACGCCCTGGCGGTCTATATTTTTGCTAAAAATTCCGGGCGGCTGGCTTTACCGGGAGTAGGTCTTTCCCTTTCACAACCAGTCACAATATCTCTTAATGCACAAAATAATTCCGGGGAAACCGGAACGGCAACTTTGATGCCTGTCAACGACGGCACCCAAACCCAGGTAACCATTAATTTGCAAAATGCCCCAAGCACTCCTCAGCCGGCTCACATTCATATCGGTGTCTGTCCCAATCCGGGAGCAGTGAAGTACCCGCTTAGCGATGTCGTTTCCGGACAATCGACCACGGTGATTAACGCGACGCTGGAAGATTTTAAAAATATGGAACCGCTGGCAATTAATGTCCACCAGTCGCCAAACGATATTCAGACTTATGTCGCCTGCGGAGATATCAAGTTTTAACTAAATTTTGTTTTCTTCAGAAAGAATTTTGGCGGCTTAACAGCCGCCGCCTGTTGGCTCTTTCTTTGCTGGTGCGAAAGAAAGGGCCGCAAAGAAAGCACCCCCGAAAGAGCTTCGGACAAAACCACGCTTCAATTTCTCGGAAAAATTTTTCCGTTCAGGTACGGATGAGTGCCTCTCACTCCAAAATTTTTCCTCAATTTCCCCGGGTTTTGTCTCCTCGCTCTTTAAGGGGCCCCCATGGCGAAGTGAGTGTGCAAAATTCTCTGAGTTTTGCCGAGGAGACGGCCTGATGCTTGCGAATGCAAACAGACATGGCCGAGGTGATCCTCAAAAAACGAAGAGCTAATTTTGCCGCAAACGCAGACCGGGGTGCCCTTCTTTTATGTCCAATTTTCTTGGGCAAGCAAGAAAATGGACCCCCGGTTCCCGGAGGGAACGAATTTTAATTAAAGAAATAATTTAGAGAATTTGGTAAAATAAAAAGAGAAATTTTTGGGCCCGTAGGCTACCGGTAGACTGGTTCCATGGCATGGAACAGAAAGGGGTTCAATTCCCCTCGGGTCCACAACAAAATTTTTCCTCCTTCTTCGGTAACTTTTTTCCTGCAATTTATCGCTAAAAAGCGGCCTTACTCTTGACATTTTTTCACGGAGGGGTATAAATATATATAGTCGTAAAATGTCGTAATAAGTCGTGATAAAGCTTAGCCTGAGAAGCTAAATCCCATTCCGAACGATAAATTAATTTCCACTGAAGAATTAATTAATCAGGCTAAAGCCAGGGGTTTTCTTTTTGGTGCCGGCAAACCGGTTTTTCTGCTTCATTACTACACTCAATTGGGTCTGATTCCTAATGCCGTCCGGATGCGGCTTGAAGGAGTCAAGGGACACACTGTCGGTTGCTATCCAGAAACAGTGGTGGAAACACTTTTAAAAATTCAAGAACTGCGCCAAGGCGGGTTGGTGATGGAGCAGATTAAGTCCAAAATTCTGGCAAACACTTCGGAAACGGATAATAACTTAATTTCCCTCGAAGAGCTAATCAACCGGGCCAGGGTGGCCGGTTTTATTTTTGGAGCCGGCAAACCCAGTTTCCTGCTGCACTATTACACTCAGTTGGGAATCTTACCTAAAGCGGTCAGACTCCGTCTAAACGGTATCAAAGGACATACAGTAGGCTGCTATCCGGCGGAAGCAGTAGAGACCCTGCTAAAAATCCAGAAACTGCGCCGGGAAGGAGTGGCGGTCAAGGATATCGCCCAAACGCTGGGCAACGAAGGGATTAAGCCGGCAGCCCGGCGGGAGGAAGCCGAAACTTTGGAAATTCTCCGGGTCGCGGCCCAAGCCCCGGTCCGCTATCAAGCCGAAACCGAAGCCGGCAGGCTGGCCGGATATTTCCAACCCCCACCGCCAGAGAGACAAGAAACAAGATACAAGATACAAGAAACAAAGAAAACACAAGATGCAAAAGAAACAAAAGAGAAGAGAAGCTGGAAAAGCTTTGCTTACACTCTTCCGGCAGTTTTAGCTACTATCCTTCTGCTGTTAACTACCGGCCTGAATATATATATTACTTCCTATCAGAAGAAAGTGGCTTCTGACCGGAATTTGCAGGCGGTCTTGGCCGAAAGCAGCAGCCAAAACTTTTTAGACATCCGGGCGGATACCGATGTTTCCGGAAGACTGACCGTGTGGGGGAAAGATGTCTTAACAGAAGCGACTTTAGCTTCTTCTTCCCCCTACCTTAGCAACTTAAACCAAAGCCTCAGCACGACGGCCACTCCTACTTTTGCCAACCTTACCTTAACCGCCGGCAAGATTGTCCTGGAAGACAAAACGCAAACTTTAAAAAACAAGACCATTGATGGCGGGAGTAATACCCTGACAAATATCTCAAACTCCTCACTTTCTAACTCCAAAGTCACCGTGACGGCCGGCACCAACCTGACCGGGGGCGGGGATGTCGTCTTAGGTGACAGCACCACGATTGGTTTGAAGGATAACATTAACATTGCTTCTTTGTCGGCTACTTCAGTTTTTGTTAACGGTGACGCCACGGTGGCCGGGAATTTGCTGCCGGGAACAAATAGTGCCAACGATTTAGGCAGCAGTGATCATTACTGGCACAGTCTCTATGTTAATAATATCTACGGCCCGCCGGTGGGGTCTTTTTGGTTCTGGCAAAGGGCTGCCGGGGCAGTGGCTCCGACGAACATCACTGATGATCTGCTTTTGGGCAGTACAGCCACAGCCACGGCCCAAATTGCTCTGAACGCGACCAACGGGAACATCACGACCAAGGGGACGATAAATGGGCTGGGAATAACCTCGGCCACTATTGACACGGGGACGTGGCAGGCAACGGCTATCGGAACCCAATATGGCGGGACCGGCCAAAACTGGAGCAGTGTGGCCCAGGGCAACCTGCCCTACTTTAGCGCTTCAGGGACCATGGGGACTTTGGCGCCGGACACGGTCAACAAGCTCTTAACGACCGGAGGCGCGGGGGCTAACCCCAGCTGGCAAAGTTTAGTCAATTTGCTTTCAGCCGGAACCGACATTTCTTTTGGAGGCAGCGAAGTGGTCACGGTTAACGACACTGCCACTTTAAACACCGTCACCGGCCGGGGGGCAACCACCGCTAACGCCATTACCCTAACCGGAGCGGGAACGGCTTTAACCGTGTCTAATAACGCCACGGTTTCTGGGACTTTAGGGGTTGGGGGAGAAGCCAGTATCAGTGGTAAACTAATTTTAGGGTCAAACACCGCCCAGATTAACGCGACCAGTAATAATGATTTGCAGCTGGGCTTTCAAAACACCGGCACCGTCCGGTTTCTAAATACCAGTAACTACCTTGACGCCAGCGGCAATTTTTACCTTTCCGGCAACCTCATTGCCAGCGGGACAACCGTCGGTTTCTGGCAGCGCACTGCCGGTTCCCTGGCTCCGATTAATATTACTGACGACTTGAATTTAGGCGCGACCGGTACCAGTTCGGCTCTGGTCCATTTTGGCGGCACTTCCGGCCAAGGGAACTTTATCAACACCGGCGCCGGGGTGGGCATCGGGACTACCGACACCACCGAAATGCTTAATGTCAACGGGAGGCTTTTGTTAAGTCAGGTGAGTGCTCCCGGAGTGTTAACCGACAAACTCTACAATTTAGGCGGCGCTTTAACCTGGGCGGGCAACGCTGTTTGTACCGCGGCCGGCAACTGCGCCGGGACAGCCAGTGCCTTAGGCGGGTCAGGGGGAGCGGGGTATATTTCCAAATGGTCTGGTACTTACAGTCTAACCACAAGTCCGCTTTATGTGGATGGTTCCGGCCAAGTGGGGATCGGGACGACCAGTCCGGCAGCCCAGTTTGCCGTCGGGGCCAATTCCGGCTTAACCATTAACGGGACCGGGGACATTGTCGCCCGGACTTTTAACGGCAATACCATCGCCACAGGGTCAGCGACTTTTACCATTCCGGCCAGCGGGACGGCAGCTTTAGGCACCGGGACTGCTAATCAGGTAGCCTACTGGTCAGGCACCAACACTTTAACTTCCGAAGCCCAGTTAGCTCCTTCCCGGGGAGGCACGGGGGCTGACTGGAGTTTGGTAGCCCAGGGATCGCTGCCATATTTCTCGGGAACCGGCACTCTTAGCACTTTGGGAGCGGGGACTGCTAACCAGGTCTTAACTACCGGTGGGGGCGGGGCAGACCCGGGTTGGACCAACATAGCTTCTTTAGTGACTCAAACCGGAAACATCTCTATCACCGGAACTCAGACTTTAAGCGTGAACACCGTCATGAACCCGACTTTTAGCACTTCGGTCACGACACCGCTAATTTACGGGGGAACCGGAGCTGGTTCTACCTTAACTTTAGCCGGGACTTCCAACGGCTCGCCGGTTAACGCTTATGTTTTGCTTAACCCGGCCGGTCAGGGCAATGTGGGCATCGGGACGACTAACCCTGTAACAACACTCCATGTATACAATGCCGGCGGAAATGACAACGGCGATGTTCAAATTTCAGGTACCACGAACCCGTCTATCGCTCTCGTAGACACCGGTGTGCAGGGATATGGCCTTTACATAGACACGAGTGACAGTAATAAGCTTAAGTTAACTAATGCGAATGCCGGCGTGTCCGCTGGCACACCACTTATGACGATCACCAGCGCTGGCAATGTTGGCATCGGAACGACGGGACCAAGTAAATTACTTGATGTATATAAATCTCAAAGCAGTGTCACCGACGAGTCGCAAGCGGCAGCGGCTTTCGGTGTCACTACGACGGGAGGTATCTATGGATATATCACTCCTAATCAGACTGGAAAAACAGTCACATTCGCTGGAGTTCGAGGCGGTCAGGCTAACGACGTATCGCTGCTCTTTAACCCAGCTGGCGGCAACGTCGGCATCGGGACGACGGGACCTTTGGGCAAGTTAGATGTCGGCAACCAAATGTATGTTCAGTCAAACGGAACCATCGAGAGTCCAGGCAGCAAGAACACGACTAACGGAATGATTGAAACATACTATAATGCTGGTGACAGATATGGTTTAGGTCAACTTTCCAATGGAGTAACAGCTTTGTACACATCCGATGCTTACAGCCCCAGCTCAATACAGTTTGGAAGAATAGACAGCAGCAACAATTTCATCTCTCTGATGGATATTACCCATGGTGGCAATGTCGGCATCGGGACGACGAGTCCGGGCTATCTTTTAACCGTTAACTCCAGCACCCCAGGCTGCAACGGGTGTACCGCCTGGACAAACTACTCTGATATCCGCCTAAAGGAAAACATTGCTTCCGTCTCCGGGGGAATTTTAGACAAAATTTTGCAACTAAACCCGGTGACTTTTAACTACAACGACACCTACTATACCCAAACGGGTTATTCCCGCCCTGATGGCCAAACACCAACTTACACTGGCTTTATTGCCCAGCAGTTGCAAACGATTTTTCCGGAAATGGTTTCCACCTCCAGTAATGGTTATCTTGACACCAACCTTTCCAACTTGCAGATCTATCTGGTTAAAGGTATGCAGGAACAACAGGGAGAAATTGCTTCCCAGTCGGCCGATATTGCCACCATGTCAGCCACACTTTCGGCCTGGAATGATTTGCTAGGCACCCCATCCGCCTCTCTGGCCGACTCGGTGGCCCACCTGGACGGCTTATCAGCCGATATTTCTACTCTCATGGCGGATAACCTGCAGATTAAGTCCGATATCGAGCTTCTGAAAGAGCAAATGGCCACAGTTTCCGCTAATTTGGCCCAGGTGCAAAGTCAAACCGCTTCCAATTCCGCTTCTCTGGCTTCCTTAAGTCCCTTAAGTAACTTAAGCATCTTAAGTGATCTGGAAGTCTCGACGGTTTCGGCTTCCTTTGCCAACTTTTCTGATACCTTAAAAGTGGTCGGCAAAACGGACCTGGCTGATACTAACATCGGGGGCAGCTTGACCGTGGGGTTGCTGCACTTTGACGATTTGAAAGCGGAAATCTCTTCCTTAACCGGCACCGTCACCGTTAACAGTAATTTGCAGGTGGCCGGAGATGCCGAGGTTATGGGCAGCGCGACCGTTTCCGGCCAGCTGGCAGTGCGCGGAGGTATTGTCGTTAAAGATGCCGTTTCCGGAGAAAATTATTGTCTCCGGGTGGAAAACGGGGTGATGACCAACACTAAGGGAGACTGCAAATGATTCGACAATGCCTTAGCCCTGTCGGGTTTATAACCAGGAAAGCGCTTTAAGATCTGGTCCTTAGAGCCGAACATTTTCTTTAAAGAAGAGGCTACATGTGTTAATCTGAAATTATGCCAAAAGTTTTGGCCCTGGTTTTGTTGGTAGTCATGCTTTTCGCAGCTACCGGGCCGGCATTGGCGGCCTCGTTCGAAGCCGATATTGCTTCCTCATATCCGATTGCTGATAGCCAGGCAGTCTCCGGCGACATTTTGATTGCCACAAACCAGGGAATTTCCCGGGCTTCTACCGAATATGACCAGAGACTGTTTGGCGTTTTGACGGATAAAGCGATCATGGTTTTCCGCTCGGCCGATCCCAATAACAAGCCTGTTTCCCGTTCCGGAATTGCCGTGGTGAATGTGACTAACGCCAATGGTCCGATTTCTAAGGGCGACTACATCACCTCCTCCGCGACTCCCGGCAAAGGAGAAAAAGCAACCATCTCCGGTTATGTGGTGGGCCAGGCGCTGGAAGACATGACCGGTTCCAGCGGCCAGATATCGGTGGCTGTCAGAGTTGAATACGCCGAAATCAGTAATGCCCGGACGCTCTCCAGACTGGTCGACTATGTGACCGCCGATGTTTTTCGCAATGTCAAAGATCAGGGTCAGTTATCAATGGTGTTGCGCTACATTATTGCCGGCTTAATTATGCTGACTTCGATTGCTATTTCCTTTGTCACTTTTTCCCGTTCCGTCCCTAAAGCCATTGAAGCGATTGGTCGTAATCCCTTGGCCAGGACAAGTATCATGATCTCTTTAAGCATGTCCATAGGACTGGTAATCGCGACAATTGGATTAGGTTTAGCGGCAAGTATTGTAATCCTGAGGATTTAACTTTAATCTAAACTAGATATTAGAAACTTTCATAGTGACCGAGCAGCTTTTTATCATCTTTTTATTAATAGTAGGCATCAGCCAATTGGTCCTGGCCATCTATCTTTTGGGTCTTGGCAGCAAGGTCAGGTCCCTTTTAACACTGGCAAAGTCCAATTCCTTGCCCGGCCGGGGAGAGCGGGCGATGAAGATTCTGGGCGGGGCATATTCCCAGGCCAAGAATATCCTTTCCCAGGCAGAATTAACAGGAATTAAAATGCACGCCGAAACCTCGCTGGAAAACAAGAAAATAGCCGACCAATTTGCCCGTGAGATGGCGGTCTCCAGTTCAAGAATTGAACAAATTATGTTTGCGGCCACGGATAAAGCCAATTCCCAGTTTGTCTCATTTTTGGATGACCTTAAAAACCATTCCCAGAAGGAAGAAGAGCTGGTTGTGGCCGACAGCCGCCAGCGGGTAGGGGCTTTTCTCGATAATTTTGAAAAAGAAATGGCCGAGGCGGTTAAAGCGGACATGGATAAAACTCAAAAAGCTCTGGCCGACTACAAAACAGCCCGGATGGCAGCTTTGGACGAAAGTTTTATCGCGGCCGCGCAGCGGGCTCTGGAAATAATCCTTTCAAAACGAATCAATCTGGCCGACCAGGCGGAACTAGTAAACGAAGCCCTGGAACAAGCTAAAAAAGAGAAACTCATCACCTAATTTTCAATTTGGAATTCGAAATTTGAACTGAATTTTTCAAATTTAAATTTGAATTGTTTGAAACATTTATTTCAAATTGTAAATTTCAAAGTTCAAATTGTCTTTAGTTTCTCAAATCTTAACTACTTGTCTCACTAAATCCGCTGCTCTGCGGGAACTAAGTAGCGTGGAGGATCAGGTCCGGGCGCGCAAGGTCAGCCGGGAGGACTTTGATAAGGCCAGAGAAGAAATTAAAACCATCGAGCCGCTTTATCTTTATCTGCCGGCGCAGGTCCCGGAAGAAAATTTGCAGTCGATAGTTGGCAAGCTGCGCCGCGATTACGGTGATAGGTTTTTAATCGAGATTAAAATCGATCCGGCGCTTCTGGGTGGCTGCGCCCTGTCGTATAAGGGAATCTATAAAGACTATTCGTTAAAAGCTAAGCTGGAGAAAAATAGAGAAGCACTGAAGAAAGAGTTTGACAAATTTTTAATTTGAAATTTGAAATTTGAATTCAAATTGTAAATTGTAAATTTAAAATTGTTTATGGAAATTGGTTATGTTAAAGCCATCAGGGGTCCAATAGTTTATCTTGATGGCCTGCCTGGCGCCAAGCTGGGGGATATTGTCGAATCGGACGGGGGAGCTTCGGGCTTTGTTTCAGGATTGAACTCAGACAGTGTCGAAATCCTGATTATCCGCAATGATGATGTCAAACCGGGGACCGCCTTTAAACCTACAGGTAGAAATTTAGCGGTGCCGGTGGGGGATTTTTTGCTGGGGCGGGGTATTAACCCTTTAGGCGAGCCGATTGACGACAAGGGAGCAATCTCGAAAAATCAAGAGGTTTTGCAGCCATTGGATCAGATTGCTCCGGGGGTGGCCGGCCGGGAGTTTATTCAGGAACAGTTTGTAACTGGCGTTAGCCTGGTAGATACTATTGTTCCCATCGGCCGCGGTCAGAGGGAACTGATTTTGGGAGATGCTCGATCCGGAAAGACGGGTTTTTTAATTGATGTTGTCATTAATCAGAAACATCAGGATACTATCTGTGTTTACGCTTGCATTGGTAAACCAGCCACTGATGTCTACGATTTGATGGCAGCGGTTAAGCGGGAGAAGGCTCTGGATAAAACCATTTTTGTCGTTTCTTTTTCCGCCGATGCCGCGCCGCTTATCTACTTGACGCCAAAAGCGGCATTTGCTGTGGCCGGTTACTTCCAAAAGCAAGGGAAAAATGTTCTGGTGATTTTGGACGATTTGGGAGCGCACGCCAAGATTTATCGGGAAATTTCTCTTTTAGCCGAGCGCACCCCCGGGCGAGAAGCTTATCCCGGGGATATCTTTTATGAGCATGCTCATCTTTTAGAAAGGGCAGGTAAATTTAATAAACAAACCGGTGGAGGGTCAATTACCGCTTTACCCGTCGTTGAACTGGGATTAACCGATTTTGTCGGCTTTATTCCCACCAATATTATGTCCATGACCGACGGCCACCTGCTGTTTTCCGCCAATCTTTATAATCAGGGCCAACGGCCGGCCGTTGACTTGCTTTTGTCCGTCTCTCGGGTTGGTCAACAGACTCAAAAACATGTTCAAACTGACTTGGCGTTTAAGATTAAACAAATGGTTAACGAAGCCGACCGATTGGCCTCATTATCTTCTTTTAGTACCGAACTTCCTCCCGAAACCAGGTTGCTCTTGATTCGGAGAGAGATGATTATGGAAATTTTACGCCAACCGCCGTCAGTCAACATCAGCCCGGCCAAACAAATCGTATTGCTGGCCTTGCCGTTTTGTCATTTTATTGAGATTAAAGACGAAAAGTTCCTAGTGGCCTTCAAAAAAACCGTTCTGGATGCCCTGGATACCGAGCCGAGACTCAAAGAATTCGTCAGCAAAGCTTTGGACTTACCCTCCGCGAATGAGCTGATTAAAGGACTGGAAGAACTAGGTCCGGTTATTATGGGCATCATCGGTAAAGTTAAACCCGAAGGTCCGGCCACAGCCGCGCCGGCAATTGAAGCTGCGTATCCGGGGGTAAAGTACCCGAATTCAGCAGACAAACAGGTAGGCACAGACAGACACTGACAGGTACAGTGGACCTTAAGACTTTTCTGTCAGCGTCTGGCATGTCTGTTAAGGTCTATTTTAAATGATTGCTCTTATTGACCCAATTCACGAGAATATTAAAACCGGTGAAACTATCCGGATAATGGCGGAGGCTTACTCGGAGCTGTCGGTTTCCCGACTTAACCGGATCCGAGTAAAAATTGAGCGCAACCGCCTTTTTGCCCTGGATCTAGCTCAGGCCTTTCACGAGGTTCGAGCAGCGGCCAGCATCTTTAATTTCAAGAATAAACCGGTTCGCAAACCTAAACTAAATGTTCTCCTGTTTTCCAATCATGGTTATTTTTTAAGTTTAGAAACACAAATGGTTCGCTTTTTCCGGGAGCAAGGGGATGACGGAGATATTCTAGTGATAGGCCGCAGCGGGGCGGAAATTTTCGCCGGCCAGGGCTACACCAAACATTTTGATATCCTGATTTTTCCGACTGATTTGCCCCGCAGTCTGGAGCTAGCCAAGGCTTCAGAACGACTGAAAGGCTATGATCGGGTTTCGGTCTTTTATCCCCAGTTTAAAACAGTAGCTACACAGATTCCCGTGTCATTTGACATTACCGGCGATTTAGGCCGGATTGAGAAAACCAATCATTCACCAGCTCCGGCTATTTTGGAACCGGAAGCGCCGAAAATGCTGGAGTTTTTTGAGGGCCAGATTGTCCGGTTGCTTTTGGAACAAGCTTTTTTGGAAGCGGAACTGGCTCGCACGGCTGCTAGGCTTTTAATGATGGATTCCACCCAAAATCGGGCCAGAGATTATATTAGAGCACAAGAGAAAGTCTTACGAACTCATATGAAAGAGAAGCAGGAAGGAAAGATTCTAGAACTGAGCTTGGGTTTTCTGGCGAGAAAGCGCAGGCAATTTTAAATTTCCAATTTTGTTAAAATTATTCGTTTTGTTCAGAATCTTGGCAAAGTCTAAGTTTAGAATTTAAAGTTGGAATGTAGTGTTTTGTTATACTGACTGTATGCCCAAAGATACCGAAGGTTATAAAGTTAAAGGCAAAGTCGTTCAGGTTAAGGGCCAAGTGGCGGTAGTGGAAATTATTTCCGACGCCCGACCCGCCTTGTATGAGCTTTTAGTGGCAACCGACGATCCAGAAATTAAGTTCGAGGTTTACTACCAATCAGAAGATGTTACCATGTGCGTTATTCTCTCAGAAGGTAACAAAATCGTGCGAGGAATGGAAGTGACCGGTACTGGGGAAGAG includes these proteins:
- a CDS encoding tail fiber domain-containing protein, which gives rise to MRLEGVKGHTVGCYPETVVETLLKIQELRQGGLVMEQIKSKILANTSETDNNLISLEELINRARVAGFIFGAGKPSFLLHYYTQLGILPKAVRLRLNGIKGHTVGCYPAEAVETLLKIQKLRREGVAVKDIAQTLGNEGIKPAARREEAETLEILRVAAQAPVRYQAETEAGRLAGYFQPPPPERQETRYKIQETKKTQDAKETKEKRSWKSFAYTLPAVLATILLLLTTGLNIYITSYQKKVASDRNLQAVLAESSSQNFLDIRADTDVSGRLTVWGKDVLTEATLASSSPYLSNLNQSLSTTATPTFANLTLTAGKIVLEDKTQTLKNKTIDGGSNTLTNISNSSLSNSKVTVTAGTNLTGGGDVVLGDSTTIGLKDNINIASLSATSVFVNGDATVAGNLLPGTNSANDLGSSDHYWHSLYVNNIYGPPVGSFWFWQRAAGAVAPTNITDDLLLGSTATATAQIALNATNGNITTKGTINGLGITSATIDTGTWQATAIGTQYGGTGQNWSSVAQGNLPYFSASGTMGTLAPDTVNKLLTTGGAGANPSWQSLVNLLSAGTDISFGGSEVVTVNDTATLNTVTGRGATTANAITLTGAGTALTVSNNATVSGTLGVGGEASISGKLILGSNTAQINATSNNDLQLGFQNTGTVRFLNTSNYLDASGNFYLSGNLIASGTTVGFWQRTAGSLAPINITDDLNLGATGTSSALVHFGGTSGQGNFINTGAGVGIGTTDTTEMLNVNGRLLLSQVSAPGVLTDKLYNLGGALTWAGNAVCTAAGNCAGTASALGGSGGAGYISKWSGTYSLTTSPLYVDGSGQVGIGTTSPAAQFAVGANSGLTINGTGDIVARTFNGNTIATGSATFTIPASGTAALGTGTANQVAYWSGTNTLTSEAQLAPSRGGTGADWSLVAQGSLPYFSGTGTLSTLGAGTANQVLTTGGGGADPGWTNIASLVTQTGNISITGTQTLSVNTVMNPTFSTSVTTPLIYGGTGAGSTLTLAGTSNGSPVNAYVLLNPAGQGNVGIGTTNPVTTLHVYNAGGNDNGDVQISGTTNPSIALVDTGVQGYGLYIDTSDSNKLKLTNANAGVSAGTPLMTITSAGNVGIGTTGPSKLLDVYKSQSSVTDESQAAAAFGVTTTGGIYGYITPNQTGKTVTFAGVRGGQANDVSLLFNPAGGNVGIGTTGPLGKLDVGNQMYVQSNGTIESPGSKNTTNGMIETYYNAGDRYGLGQLSNGVTALYTSDAYSPSSIQFGRIDSSNNFISLMDITHGGNVGIGTTSPGYLLTVNSSTPGCNGCTAWTNYSDIRLKENIASVSGGILDKILQLNPVTFNYNDTYYTQTGYSRPDGQTPTYTGFIAQQLQTIFPEMVSTSSNGYLDTNLSNLQIYLVKGMQEQQGEIASQSADIATMSATLSAWNDLLGTPSASLADSVAHLDGLSADISTLMADNLQIKSDIELLKEQMATVSANLAQVQSQTASNSASLASLSPLSNLSILSDLEVSTVSASFANFSDTLKVVGKTDLADTNIGGSLTVGLLHFDDLKAEISSLTGTVTVNSNLQVAGDAEVMGSATVSGQLAVRGGIVVKDAVSGENYCLRVENGVMTNTKGDCK
- a CDS encoding F0F1 ATP synthase subunit alpha (produces ATP from ADP in the presence of a proton gradient across the membrane; the alpha chain is a catalytic subunit), coding for MEIGYVKAIRGPIVYLDGLPGAKLGDIVESDGGASGFVSGLNSDSVEILIIRNDDVKPGTAFKPTGRNLAVPVGDFLLGRGINPLGEPIDDKGAISKNQEVLQPLDQIAPGVAGREFIQEQFVTGVSLVDTIVPIGRGQRELILGDARSGKTGFLIDVVINQKHQDTICVYACIGKPATDVYDLMAAVKREKALDKTIFVVSFSADAAPLIYLTPKAAFAVAGYFQKQGKNVLVILDDLGAHAKIYREISLLAERTPGREAYPGDIFYEHAHLLERAGKFNKQTGGGSITALPVVELGLTDFVGFIPTNIMSMTDGHLLFSANLYNQGQRPAVDLLLSVSRVGQQTQKHVQTDLAFKIKQMVNEADRLASLSSFSTELPPETRLLLIRREMIMEILRQPPSVNISPAKQIVLLALPFCHFIEIKDEKFLVAFKKTVLDALDTEPRLKEFVSKALDLPSANELIKGLEELGPVIMGIIGKVKPEGPATAAPAIEAAYPGVKYPNSADKQVGTDRH
- a CDS encoding F0F1 ATP synthase subunit delta — encoded protein: MSLVSQILTTCLTKSAALRELSSVEDQVRARKVSREDFDKAREEIKTIEPLYLYLPAQVPEENLQSIVGKLRRDYGDRFLIEIKIDPALLGGCALSYKGIYKDYSLKAKLEKNREALKKEFDKFLI